The following proteins come from a genomic window of Acidimicrobiales bacterium:
- a CDS encoding hydantoinase B/oxoprolinase family protein, producing MRIDRELVARYRLEPRTDREERVADALGAADFSVYSTKLELFCEEGKEVMVKTGLSEMMQAGDCIVGVYTASGDLAIACVGTCVHAATGQIPLKYILKYYWDDPTVSVREGDNFFANEAQLGGIHNPDQMNAIPIFWEGELVAWVAAASHEAETGATEPGGIPPSGRSRWDEGFKTPPLKVGEGFTLKGDVLAMIANMVRDDRLIEVDLRARTAACLKVRDRLLGLLTDKGPDFLIGLLRRSCESAAEGTRKVVAKMLDGTFRVNMFFDNVGLDEGLGRVSIAVHKRGDQITVDLRGCSPQTPSIINAPTHVIRAHMAAMLSMYLLPDLPCSSGMYQPFEFIAAAEGTCLNPTMDAGISGSVSLAPKAVQGMHSCLNKMMFATELREQTAVPFGTGARVFGYGGINQYGHFNAGVLASSMNATGGGARPDQDGVDSAGFWWSGYADCLDIEHDEIQHPYLYSFRRLAADQAGPGKYRGGAGVANNVVIHGSPHFEAMILGQCWRFPNSIGQFGGYAGSCAPAVTVENGAWQQALAEPGFENPTSLPELMSAQPVDGDYTLRSMETSRTYGEGDSIGVVAVAAGGYGDVLERDPAMVMDDIRRGVYTAWTAENVFKVAFDPATLDVDPAATERLRADERAARLQRGRPYAEFVAEWERLAPPPELLRYYGSWPHPDRVAVADGGAPG from the coding sequence ATGCGCATCGATCGCGAGCTCGTAGCCCGCTATCGCCTCGAACCCAGGACCGACCGGGAGGAGCGCGTCGCCGACGCCCTCGGTGCTGCCGACTTCAGCGTCTACTCCACGAAGCTCGAGCTCTTCTGCGAGGAGGGCAAGGAGGTCATGGTGAAGACCGGCCTCTCGGAGATGATGCAGGCCGGCGACTGCATCGTCGGCGTCTACACGGCATCGGGGGACCTGGCCATCGCCTGCGTCGGGACGTGCGTCCATGCCGCGACGGGGCAGATCCCGTTGAAGTACATCCTGAAGTACTACTGGGACGACCCCACGGTCTCGGTCCGCGAGGGCGACAACTTCTTCGCCAACGAAGCGCAGCTGGGCGGCATCCACAACCCCGACCAGATGAACGCCATACCGATCTTCTGGGAGGGCGAGCTGGTCGCCTGGGTGGCCGCCGCCTCCCACGAGGCCGAGACCGGCGCGACCGAGCCGGGCGGCATCCCCCCGAGCGGACGTTCCCGCTGGGACGAGGGGTTCAAGACACCCCCGCTCAAGGTGGGCGAGGGGTTCACGCTGAAGGGCGACGTCCTGGCGATGATCGCCAACATGGTGCGCGACGACCGCCTCATCGAGGTGGACCTCCGAGCCCGCACGGCGGCGTGCCTGAAGGTGCGCGACCGGCTCCTCGGCCTGCTGACCGACAAGGGACCGGACTTCCTGATCGGCCTGCTGCGCCGGTCGTGCGAGTCGGCCGCCGAGGGCACCCGCAAGGTCGTGGCCAAGATGCTCGACGGCACCTTCCGGGTGAACATGTTCTTCGACAACGTCGGCCTCGACGAGGGCCTGGGCCGGGTGTCGATCGCCGTCCACAAGCGGGGCGACCAGATCACCGTCGACCTGCGGGGCTGCTCGCCCCAGACACCGTCGATCATCAACGCACCCACCCACGTCATCCGCGCCCACATGGCGGCCATGCTGTCGATGTACCTCCTGCCCGACCTGCCGTGCAGCAGCGGCATGTACCAGCCGTTCGAGTTCATCGCCGCCGCAGAGGGCACCTGCCTCAACCCCACCATGGACGCCGGCATCTCGGGCAGCGTCTCGCTGGCCCCCAAGGCGGTCCAGGGCATGCACTCGTGCCTGAACAAGATGATGTTCGCCACCGAGCTGCGCGAGCAGACCGCCGTCCCCTTCGGGACCGGGGCCCGCGTCTTCGGCTACGGAGGCATCAACCAGTACGGCCACTTCAACGCCGGCGTGCTCGCCTCGTCGATGAACGCCACCGGCGGCGGGGCCCGGCCCGACCAGGACGGCGTCGACTCCGCCGGCTTCTGGTGGTCGGGCTACGCCGACTGCCTCGACATCGAGCACGACGAGATCCAGCACCCGTACCTGTACTCCTTCCGGCGGCTGGCCGCCGACCAGGCCGGGCCGGGCAAGTACCGCGGCGGGGCGGGAGTCGCCAACAACGTCGTCATCCACGGCTCGCCCCACTTCGAGGCGATGATCCTCGGGCAGTGCTGGCGCTTCCCCAACTCGATCGGTCAGTTCGGCGGCTACGCCGGGAGCTGCGCCCCGGCGGTGACCGTCGAGAACGGCGCCTGGCAGCAGGCGCTGGCCGAGCCCGGGTTCGAGAACCCGACGAGCCTCCCCGAGCTGATGTCGGCGCAGCCGGTCGACGGCGACTACACCTTGCGCAGCATGGAGACCAGCAGGACCTATGGCGAGGGCGACAGCATCGGTGTCGTGGCCGTGGCCGCCGGGGGCTACGGCGACGTGCTGGAGCGTGACCCGGCCATGGTGATGGACGACATCCGGCGGGGCGTCTACACGGCCTGGACGGCCGAGAACGTGTTCAAGGTCGCGTTCGACCCGGCCACCCTCGACGTCGATCCGGCGGCGACCGAGCGGCTGCGGGCCGACGAACGGGCGGCCCGTCTGCAGCGGGGGCGGCCCTACGCCGAGTTCGTGGCCGAGTGGGAGCGGCTCGCGCCGCCGCCGGAGCTGCTGCGGTACTACGGCTCGTGGCCCCATCCGGACCGCGTCGCGGTGGCCGACGGAGGTGCACCGGGGTGA
- a CDS encoding FAD-dependent monooxygenase yields MIDTAVLVVGAGPVGMAMALVLDRFGIPHVVVERSLGTTDHPKAHGCMVRTMEHFRVWGLEDAVRAGGLSPQATGVWFCESVTGHVFGVPRARVSAQSPTSVCAVTQDVVEDVLDGSLRKNGHTTLRRGCELVDLTQDDLGVTATVRDLATGEDVGIRADYLIACDGAGSRIRRKLGIELEGHEAMARVANYYYRAEVGHLPQVHEAFAFSVWPTDPDVRPGWVTFAGNAGDRWIFTQPVSDMDHPDEEVPVLSEDELLPTLRAHWGIPDLDIELLNVKLWRISAQLPTALRSGRVILAGDAAHLIPPSGGLGMNSGFQDVHNLGWKLALVVGGVAPDALLDTYEAERRPVVAGIIEWSKANGHRMWKMPEVIRRRHEDPEAWRELLLDFENHMDSVGQQLGYVYERGALVDDGTAVPAMDPQNYWPTDRPGARFPHMWVDRSLSESTIDWFDAEFVLVCGPDAHEWRAAGERVAGESPVPLRVRTLPTVAGPIAFGATGAVLVRPDGHVAWRPSEMPDDPTAALAEALAHIVAGGTEAPDAD; encoded by the coding sequence ATGATCGATACCGCGGTGCTGGTCGTGGGCGCCGGTCCGGTGGGCATGGCCATGGCGCTCGTGCTGGACCGGTTCGGCATCCCCCACGTCGTCGTCGAGCGGAGCCTGGGCACGACCGATCACCCGAAGGCGCACGGCTGCATGGTGCGGACCATGGAGCACTTCCGTGTCTGGGGTCTCGAGGACGCCGTGCGCGCCGGGGGCCTCTCACCTCAGGCGACCGGGGTGTGGTTCTGCGAGAGCGTCACCGGGCACGTGTTCGGCGTGCCACGGGCACGGGTGTCGGCGCAGTCTCCGACGTCGGTGTGCGCGGTGACGCAGGACGTGGTCGAGGACGTGCTCGACGGCTCGCTGCGCAAGAACGGCCACACGACCCTGCGGCGGGGGTGCGAGCTGGTCGACCTGACGCAGGACGACCTGGGCGTGACCGCCACCGTGCGGGATCTGGCGACGGGGGAGGACGTCGGGATCCGGGCCGACTACCTGATCGCCTGCGACGGGGCCGGCAGCCGCATCCGCCGGAAGCTCGGCATCGAGCTGGAGGGGCACGAGGCCATGGCCCGCGTCGCCAACTACTACTACCGGGCCGAGGTCGGCCACCTGCCCCAGGTGCACGAGGCCTTCGCCTTCAGTGTCTGGCCCACCGACCCCGACGTCCGGCCCGGGTGGGTCACGTTCGCGGGGAACGCGGGGGATCGCTGGATCTTCACCCAGCCGGTCTCCGACATGGACCACCCCGACGAGGAGGTGCCGGTCCTCAGTGAGGACGAGCTGCTCCCGACGCTGCGGGCGCACTGGGGCATCCCGGATCTCGACATCGAGCTCCTCAACGTCAAGCTGTGGCGCATCAGCGCGCAGCTCCCGACCGCGCTCCGGTCCGGTCGCGTGATCCTGGCAGGCGACGCGGCCCACCTGATCCCACCGTCCGGGGGGCTGGGCATGAACTCGGGCTTCCAGGACGTCCACAACCTGGGCTGGAAGCTGGCGCTCGTCGTCGGGGGCGTCGCCCCCGACGCGCTGCTCGACACGTACGAAGCGGAGCGGCGCCCGGTGGTGGCCGGGATCATCGAGTGGTCGAAGGCGAACGGGCACCGCATGTGGAAGATGCCGGAGGTCATCCGGCGGCGACACGAGGACCCTGAGGCCTGGCGCGAGCTGCTGCTCGACTTCGAGAACCACATGGACAGCGTCGGCCAGCAGCTCGGCTACGTCTACGAGCGCGGTGCGCTCGTCGACGACGGCACGGCAGTTCCGGCCATGGACCCGCAGAACTACTGGCCCACCGACCGGCCGGGCGCCAGGTTCCCCCACATGTGGGTCGACCGGTCGCTGAGCGAGTCGACGATCGACTGGTTCGACGCCGAGTTCGTGCTCGTCTGCGGGCCCGACGCCCACGAATGGCGGGCCGCGGGGGAGCGCGTGGCCGGCGAGTCCCCGGTCCCGCTGCGGGTGCGCACGCTCCCGACCGTCGCCGGCCCGATCGCCTTCGGCGCCACGGGCGCCGTCCTGGTGCGGCCGGACGGCCACGTCGCCTGGCGCCCGTCCGAGATGCCCGACGACCCGACCGCAGCGCTCGCCGAGGCACTGGCGCACATCGTTGCTGGCGGAACCGAGGCTCCGGATGCGGACTGA
- a CDS encoding D-glycerate dehydrogenase, with translation MARVLVTRRMPPGSLDPLLDAGHELVGPPRDDRPMSAAELRIAAADVDAVVCLLTDRIDRSVVEVGRGRVRVIANVAVGVDNIDVAAAAEAGIAVCNTPGVLDEATADLAFLLILAASRRTTEAEADLRAGRWAGWNINDHLGQDVHGRRLGVVGWGRIGRVVATRAAGFGMTVRHHARRPTGDEGFVADLDDLLRWADVVSLHVPLGPESHHLVDARRLGLMKATSVLVNTSRGPVVDEAALAAALHAGTIFAAGLDVFEDEPAVHPELVRAPGAVLLPHIGSATVRTRTAMGRLAAESVVDLLAGRTPATVVAP, from the coding sequence ATGGCCCGAGTACTCGTCACGCGGAGGATGCCGCCCGGCAGCCTCGATCCCCTGCTCGACGCGGGCCATGAGCTCGTCGGCCCGCCGCGCGACGATCGGCCGATGAGCGCCGCCGAGCTGCGGATCGCGGCGGCCGACGTCGATGCAGTGGTCTGCCTCTTGACCGACCGCATCGACCGCTCCGTCGTCGAGGTCGGCCGGGGCCGGGTGCGGGTGATCGCCAACGTCGCGGTCGGCGTCGACAACATCGACGTCGCCGCCGCGGCCGAGGCCGGCATCGCCGTCTGCAACACGCCCGGCGTGCTCGACGAGGCCACCGCCGACCTCGCCTTCCTGCTGATCCTGGCCGCCTCGCGCCGCACCACCGAGGCCGAAGCCGACCTGCGTGCCGGCCGCTGGGCCGGGTGGAACATCAACGACCACCTCGGCCAGGACGTGCACGGCCGCCGTCTGGGCGTCGTGGGCTGGGGCCGCATCGGCCGGGTCGTCGCCACGCGTGCCGCGGGGTTCGGCATGACCGTCCGGCACCATGCTCGCCGCCCGACCGGCGACGAAGGCTTCGTCGCCGACCTCGACGACCTGCTGCGTTGGGCCGACGTCGTGAGCCTGCACGTGCCGCTCGGTCCGGAGAGCCACCACCTCGTCGATGCCCGACGGCTGGGGCTGATGAAGGCGACGTCGGTGCTCGTCAACACCTCGCGGGGACCCGTCGTCGACGAGGCGGCGCTGGCGGCCGCCCTGCACGCGGGCACGATCTTCGCCGCTGGGCTCGACGTCTTCGAGGACGAACCGGCGGTGCACCCCGAGCTGGTCCGCGCCCCTGGCGCCGTACTGCTACCCCACATCGGCAGCGCGACCGTCCGCACCCGCACGGCCATGGGCCGCCTGGCGGCGGAATCGGTCGTCGACCTGTTGGCGGGACGGACCCCCGCCACCGTGGTCGCGCCCTGA
- a CDS encoding NAD(P)-binding domain-containing protein, which yields MADRGPVGFVGLKARSGAPIAQAVAEAGWPLVVWADDPTTTAALEDAPATTAATLQDLAAACEVVVFRDVEDDAVERLVAELVAGMRPGGVVVNNRPRGKPSELRQWAERGRVAGVFVLDAMTSGPAGGPGGKPYRSMMVGGDRAAFERSRAILEATATSVLHMGGPGAGELAKLFNTLVYDANVMVVAGMLELGERLGLELEALVELIRVSSGGSYALEALVRPDMVNGSVEEYGMDWYLSMFRGRLADLSADARDLDIPPSRLEGWARDGIEELPAVIDRLAPLRGEDRR from the coding sequence GTGGCTGACCGCGGACCGGTCGGGTTCGTGGGGCTGAAGGCGCGCTCCGGGGCGCCGATCGCACAGGCCGTCGCCGAGGCCGGCTGGCCGCTCGTGGTGTGGGCGGACGACCCGACGACGACCGCGGCGCTGGAGGATGCGCCCGCGACCACCGCAGCGACGCTCCAGGACCTGGCCGCCGCCTGTGAGGTCGTCGTCTTCCGCGACGTCGAGGACGACGCGGTCGAGCGTCTGGTCGCCGAGCTGGTCGCCGGAATGCGCCCGGGCGGAGTGGTGGTCAACAACCGGCCCCGCGGCAAGCCGTCCGAGTTGCGCCAATGGGCGGAGCGCGGGCGGGTCGCCGGGGTCTTCGTCCTCGACGCGATGACCAGCGGGCCGGCGGGCGGGCCTGGAGGCAAGCCGTACCGGTCGATGATGGTCGGCGGCGACCGAGCGGCCTTCGAGCGGAGCCGAGCGATCCTCGAGGCGACCGCGACGTCGGTCCTCCACATGGGTGGGCCCGGTGCCGGTGAGCTGGCCAAGCTGTTCAACACACTGGTCTACGACGCCAACGTGATGGTCGTCGCCGGCATGCTCGAGCTGGGCGAGCGCCTGGGCCTGGAGCTGGAGGCACTCGTCGAGCTGATCCGGGTGAGCAGCGGGGGCAGCTACGCGCTGGAGGCCCTGGTTCGCCCGGACATGGTGAACGGCTCCGTCGAGGAGTACGGCATGGACTGGTACCTGTCCATGTTCCGGGGTCGCCTGGCCGACCTGTCGGCCGACGCCCGCGACCTGGACATCCCCCCGTCCCGGCTCGAGGGCTGGGCGCGCGACGGCATCGAAGAGCTGCCGGCGGTGATCGACCGGCTCGCCCCGCTGCGGGGCGAGGACCGGCGCTGA
- a CDS encoding enoyl-CoA hydratase/isomerase family protein: MDYSDLAPALVVEVDGPIRVITMNKPDQLNAFSDDLHRAMWLVWGRLIDDEDARAVVLTGAGKAFSTGGYLPNFVRNNKDPIALRRDIRQAERLAQAMIDCELPVVAAVNGPAIGLGCSLAVLSDLVVMSEEAYMADPHVSVGLVAGDGGAVAWPLVMGLLKAKEYVMLGDRIPAADCAQLGLASRVVPTGDVVATAMALATRLAEQPAQALRDTKRAMNLHLRQAANLVLGFALAAETESFGTDDVRRRAEEFVSRRDS, from the coding sequence ATGGACTACTCGGATCTCGCCCCAGCTCTCGTCGTGGAGGTCGACGGGCCGATCCGGGTGATCACGATGAACAAGCCCGATCAGCTGAACGCCTTCTCCGACGACCTGCACCGGGCGATGTGGCTGGTGTGGGGGCGCCTCATCGACGACGAGGATGCTCGGGCCGTCGTGCTCACCGGGGCGGGCAAGGCCTTCAGCACGGGCGGCTACCTGCCCAACTTCGTCCGCAACAACAAGGACCCGATCGCGCTGCGCCGGGACATCCGTCAGGCCGAGCGCCTCGCGCAGGCCATGATCGACTGCGAGCTGCCGGTGGTGGCCGCGGTGAACGGACCGGCCATCGGCCTCGGCTGCAGCCTGGCGGTTCTCAGCGACCTGGTGGTCATGTCCGAGGAGGCCTACATGGCCGACCCCCACGTCAGCGTCGGGCTCGTCGCCGGTGACGGCGGCGCGGTGGCCTGGCCGCTGGTGATGGGTCTGCTGAAGGCCAAGGAGTACGTGATGCTGGGCGATCGCATCCCGGCCGCGGACTGTGCGCAGCTCGGCCTGGCGTCCCGCGTGGTCCCGACCGGAGACGTGGTGGCCACGGCGATGGCGCTGGCCACGCGGCTGGCGGAGCAGCCGGCGCAGGCGCTCCGCGACACCAAGCGGGCGATGAACCTGCACCTGCGGCAGGCCGCCAACCTGGTTCTCGGCTTCGCCCTGGCGGCGGAGACCGAGTCGTTCGGCACCGACGACGTCCGACGTCGGGCCGAGGAGTTCGTCAGCCGGCGGGACTCGTGA
- a CDS encoding AMP-binding protein, with protein MSNPLRPIGEVLTTSAAADPDRPAVTCEGVTITRDELDRRSNRLARAYASFGVSQGDLVTIGLRNGIEFYVSCYATWKLGAVPQPVSWRLPARERRQIIELADPPLVVGLDEQHADRHTVPAGFEPDAALSDAPLPATVPPAWKALTSGGSTGRPKVIVSGSAGAIAPEAAQRRFFMQPEHVQLVPGPLYHNGPFSYSMLGSFLGQHLVVLPRFDAEAALEAIEQHRVGFVLLVPTMMLRMWRAIEAAPGRYDLSSLEVVWHMAAPCPPWLKERWIDLVGGSHLFELYGGTEAQAMTVISGDEWLAHPGSVGRVAEGQMKVVDAAGDAVPQGQVGEIYMRKAPGAPDTYRYIGAEAKVLDDGWESLGDIGWIDAGGYLHLTDRISDMILVGGANIYPAEVEAALSEHPLVASSAVVGLPDEDLGHHLHAVVEATQALTGDELRTFLLERVEPHKIPRSFRFVTETLRDDAGKVRRSAVREREIELQRG; from the coding sequence ATGTCGAACCCCCTGCGTCCCATCGGCGAGGTACTCACCACGTCGGCCGCCGCGGACCCCGACAGGCCGGCGGTGACGTGCGAGGGCGTCACGATCACCCGCGACGAGCTCGACCGCCGTTCGAACCGCCTGGCCCGCGCCTACGCGTCGTTCGGCGTGAGCCAGGGCGATCTCGTCACGATCGGGTTGCGCAACGGCATCGAGTTCTACGTCTCGTGCTATGCGACCTGGAAGCTGGGCGCGGTGCCCCAACCCGTCTCCTGGCGGCTGCCGGCCCGCGAGCGCCGGCAGATCATCGAACTGGCCGACCCGCCGCTGGTCGTCGGGCTCGACGAGCAGCACGCCGATCGCCACACGGTCCCGGCCGGGTTCGAGCCCGACGCCGCGTTGAGCGACGCGCCGCTGCCGGCGACCGTGCCGCCGGCGTGGAAGGCACTCACCTCGGGGGGCAGCACGGGCCGACCGAAGGTCATCGTGTCCGGTTCGGCCGGCGCCATCGCCCCCGAGGCCGCGCAGCGGCGGTTCTTCATGCAGCCCGAGCACGTCCAGCTCGTGCCCGGCCCGCTCTACCACAACGGCCCGTTCTCCTACTCGATGCTCGGATCGTTCCTCGGGCAGCACCTCGTCGTGCTCCCCCGGTTCGACGCCGAGGCGGCGCTCGAGGCCATCGAGCAGCACCGGGTCGGCTTCGTCCTGCTCGTCCCCACGATGATGCTGCGGATGTGGCGGGCGATCGAGGCCGCCCCCGGCCGCTACGACCTGAGCTCGCTGGAGGTCGTCTGGCACATGGCCGCGCCCTGCCCGCCATGGCTCAAGGAGCGGTGGATCGACCTGGTCGGTGGCAGCCACCTCTTCGAGCTCTACGGAGGCACCGAGGCCCAGGCCATGACCGTCATCTCCGGCGACGAGTGGCTGGCCCACCCCGGCTCGGTGGGGCGCGTGGCCGAGGGGCAGATGAAGGTCGTCGACGCCGCTGGCGACGCTGTCCCACAGGGCCAGGTGGGCGAGATCTACATGCGCAAGGCCCCGGGCGCGCCCGACACCTACCGCTACATCGGCGCCGAGGCGAAGGTGCTCGACGACGGGTGGGAGTCGCTCGGCGACATCGGCTGGATCGACGCCGGCGGCTATCTCCACCTCACCGATCGGATCTCGGACATGATCCTCGTGGGCGGCGCGAACATCTACCCCGCCGAGGTGGAGGCAGCCTTGTCCGAACATCCCCTGGTGGCGTCGAGCGCCGTGGTCGGGCTCCCCGACGAGGACCTCGGCCACCACCTGCACGCGGTCGTCGAGGCGACCCAGGCCCTCACCGGCGACGAGCTCAGGACCTTCCTCCTGGAACGGGTCGAGCCTCACAAGATCCCGCGCTCGTTCCGGTTCGTCACCGAGACCCTGCGCGACGACGCGGGCAAGGTGCGACGAAGCGCCGTGCGCGAGCGCGAGATCGAGCTGCAGCGTGGCTGA
- a CDS encoding SDR family oxidoreductase: MRGVAGKRAIVTGAGSGIGRAIATRLVDEGATVLVVDVSGAEVGVAEELGPAAVAQRADVSVEADVRAMVERARAEWGRLDILVNGAAGAATVGRGPLVDVDPDDLRRTLDGVLVSAFLGMKHAIPLMIGGGGGSIVNIASLSALVAWPGMGSYAAGKAGMLALTRAAAVENARQGIRVNAISMGTVASPPVLRMPEEQQEQAASLHPIGRLGRPDEIAALAVFLASDECGFATGANFVADGGRTASAGHPGDGDDASGR, translated from the coding sequence GTGAGGGGCGTCGCCGGCAAGCGGGCGATCGTGACCGGTGCCGGGTCCGGCATCGGCCGCGCCATCGCGACCCGGCTCGTCGACGAGGGCGCGACGGTGCTGGTCGTGGACGTCTCGGGGGCGGAGGTCGGTGTCGCCGAGGAGCTGGGCCCGGCCGCCGTCGCGCAGCGGGCCGACGTCTCGGTCGAGGCCGACGTCCGGGCAATGGTCGAACGCGCCCGTGCCGAGTGGGGGCGCCTGGACATCCTCGTCAACGGCGCCGCCGGAGCGGCGACCGTGGGCCGGGGGCCGCTCGTCGACGTCGACCCCGACGACCTGCGACGCACGCTCGACGGTGTGCTGGTCAGCGCGTTCCTGGGCATGAAGCACGCCATCCCGTTGATGATCGGGGGAGGGGGCGGGTCGATCGTCAACATCGCCTCGCTCTCCGCGCTGGTCGCCTGGCCCGGCATGGGCTCCTACGCGGCGGGGAAGGCCGGGATGCTGGCGCTCACCCGGGCGGCCGCGGTCGAGAACGCCCGCCAGGGGATCAGGGTGAACGCCATCTCCATGGGGACCGTGGCGTCGCCACCCGTCCTGCGGATGCCCGAGGAGCAGCAGGAGCAGGCTGCGTCGCTCCACCCGATCGGGCGCCTCGGGCGCCCCGACGAGATCGCCGCGCTCGCGGTCTTCCTGGCGTCGGACGAATGCGGCTTCGCCACGGGCGCCAACTTCGTGGCCGACGGAGGCCGCACGGCGTCCGCGGGTCACCCGGGTGACGGAGACGACGCCTCCGGCCGCTGA